A window of Tautonia plasticadhaerens contains these coding sequences:
- a CDS encoding phytoene/squalene synthase family protein codes for MAVSAADADLALGERVCRRITRHHARTFYFASHCLPRETRRHAYAIYGFCRWADNAVDEAEGVEEASRRLDQARATLDRAYGDGPASPGVLAFRRTVKEREIPRELFDALLDGMAMDLTIDRYPDFQALDLYCYRVAGVVGLMMTRVFGYRDPSCFPRALALGRAMQLTNILRDVREDLDRGRVYLPQDELARFGVAEGQLAEGRVDDRFRDLMRFQIDRARRAYAESGRGVPLLIGATSRLTVRVMGRLYGGILDEIERLDYDVFRSRARVSTARKLRLLAGCQLETIGEGLRRSWT; via the coding sequence GTGGCCGTCTCGGCGGCGGATGCCGACCTGGCCCTCGGGGAGCGGGTCTGCCGGCGGATCACCCGGCATCATGCCAGGACGTTCTACTTCGCCTCCCATTGCCTGCCGAGGGAGACCCGGCGGCATGCCTACGCGATCTATGGCTTCTGCCGCTGGGCGGATAATGCGGTGGACGAGGCGGAGGGGGTCGAGGAGGCGTCGAGGAGACTGGACCAGGCCCGAGCCACGCTCGACCGGGCCTACGGCGACGGCCCGGCGTCGCCGGGGGTCCTGGCGTTCCGGAGGACGGTGAAGGAACGGGAGATCCCCCGGGAGCTGTTCGACGCCCTGCTCGACGGGATGGCGATGGACCTGACGATCGACCGCTACCCGGACTTCCAGGCGCTGGACCTGTACTGCTACCGGGTCGCGGGCGTCGTCGGGTTGATGATGACCCGCGTGTTCGGGTATCGTGACCCGTCGTGCTTCCCCCGGGCGCTGGCGCTCGGCCGGGCGATGCAGCTGACCAACATCCTCCGGGATGTTCGAGAGGACCTGGACCGGGGCCGCGTCTATCTGCCCCAGGACGAGCTGGCCCGATTCGGGGTCGCCGAGGGGCAGCTGGCCGAGGGGCGGGTCGACGACCGGTTCCGCGACCTGATGCGGTTCCAGATCGACCGGGCGAGGCGGGCCTATGCCGAGTCGGGGCGGGGCGTCCCGCTGCTGATCGGCGCGACCAGCCGGCTGACCGTCCGGGTGATGGGCCGGCTCTACGGCGGGATCCTCGACGAGATCGAGCGCCTCGACTACGACGTCTTCCGATCCCGGGCCCGGGTCTCGACCGCTCGCAAGCTCCGGCTGCTGGCAGGGTGCCAGCTCGAGACGATCGGCGAAGGGCTGCGACGCTCCTGGACCTGA
- a CDS encoding phytoene desaturase — MSIETVVDSNVDSPARGGDGPARPGPRAVVIGSGFGGLAAAIRLQAKGYATTILEMRDKPGGRAYVYEDEGFVFDAGPTIITVPFLFDELAEVAGKRLGDYVSIVPCDPYYRIYFDDGSVFDYVGDPDRFEAEIRKFNPDDVDGYRRFVEYTRKVFDRAFTDLAHHSFHSVWEMAKVAPDLMRLRAEVPVFRRVSQFITDPRLRVALSFEPLLIGGNPLRSSSIYAMIHYLEKTWGVHFAMGGTGALVDGLVRMFRDIGGTIELGARAEEIEVERGGVRAVRLADGRRLEADVVVSNGDVANTYRKLIRPEHRRKWTDRRLERMRYAMSLFVVYFGTDRTYEHLPHHAIILGPRYEGLLRDIFDRKVVADDFSLYLHTPTRTDPCLAPPGCEGFYVLSPVPHLGGGQDWDAIKEQYADRILASLEKDHLVPDLRKHLVTKRIFTPKDFETQLDAYMGSAFQFEPVLTQSAWFRPHNKSEDVEGLFFVGAGTHPGAGLPGVVSSAKVLDRWLPPVARTEGA, encoded by the coding sequence ATGAGCATCGAGACGGTGGTTGATTCGAACGTCGACTCGCCCGCTCGGGGAGGCGACGGCCCGGCCCGGCCCGGCCCGAGGGCGGTGGTCATCGGCAGCGGCTTCGGCGGCCTGGCGGCGGCGATCCGGCTGCAGGCCAAGGGATACGCGACCACGATCCTGGAGATGCGCGACAAGCCCGGCGGCCGGGCCTACGTGTACGAGGACGAGGGGTTCGTCTTCGACGCCGGGCCGACGATCATCACCGTGCCGTTCCTCTTCGACGAACTGGCCGAGGTGGCGGGCAAGCGGCTCGGGGACTACGTGTCGATCGTGCCGTGCGACCCGTACTACCGGATCTACTTCGACGACGGCTCGGTCTTCGACTACGTCGGCGACCCCGACCGCTTCGAGGCCGAGATCCGCAAGTTCAACCCCGACGACGTGGACGGCTACCGCCGATTCGTCGAGTACACCCGGAAGGTCTTTGACCGCGCCTTCACCGACCTGGCCCACCACTCCTTCCACAGCGTCTGGGAGATGGCCAAGGTCGCGCCCGACCTGATGCGGCTGAGGGCCGAGGTGCCGGTCTTCCGCCGGGTCTCGCAGTTCATCACGGACCCCCGCCTGCGGGTCGCGCTGTCGTTCGAGCCGCTGCTGATTGGCGGGAACCCGCTGAGGTCTTCGTCGATCTACGCGATGATCCACTATCTGGAGAAGACCTGGGGCGTCCACTTCGCCATGGGGGGGACCGGGGCCCTGGTCGACGGCCTGGTCCGGATGTTCCGGGACATCGGCGGTACCATCGAGCTGGGCGCGCGGGCGGAGGAGATCGAGGTCGAGCGGGGGGGCGTCCGGGCCGTCCGGCTGGCCGACGGGAGGAGGCTGGAGGCCGACGTGGTCGTCTCCAACGGGGACGTGGCGAACACGTATCGCAAGCTGATCCGCCCCGAGCACCGCCGCAAGTGGACCGACCGACGGCTGGAGCGGATGCGATACGCCATGAGCCTGTTCGTGGTCTACTTCGGCACGGACCGGACGTATGAGCACCTGCCGCACCACGCGATCATCCTCGGCCCCCGCTACGAGGGGCTGCTCCGGGACATCTTCGACCGGAAGGTGGTGGCCGACGACTTCTCCCTCTACCTGCACACGCCGACGAGGACCGACCCGTGCCTCGCCCCCCCGGGGTGCGAGGGGTTCTACGTGCTGAGCCCGGTGCCCCACCTCGGCGGCGGCCAGGACTGGGACGCGATCAAGGAGCAGTACGCCGACCGGATCCTCGCCTCCCTGGAGAAGGATCATCTCGTCCCGGACTTGCGCAAGCACCTGGTGACGAAGCGGATTTTCACGCCCAAGGACTTCGAGACGCAGCTCGATGCGTACATGGGCTCCGCCTTCCAGTTCGAGCCGGTGCTGACACAGTCGGCCTGGTTCCGGCCGCACAACAAGAGCGAGGACGTGGAGGGCCTGTTCTTCGTCGGCGCCGGGACGCACCCCGGGGCCGGGCTGCCGGGGGTGGTCAGCAGCGCGAAGGTGCTCGACCGCTGGCTGCCTCCCGTGGCCCGAACGGAGGGGGCCTGA
- a CDS encoding polyprenyl synthetase family protein: MIEVARPAPVLDRLAPGRDRDRIDLYLNAFLAESRRRHLGNAHLEPLYEQVCGAVLRGGKRIRPRICLASYRIVSGEDEVPPRPAWLAASSLEIFHAFMLVHDDLIDGSLLRRDRDTLHEALRRGHDRPESDRARKLGSDLGLIGGDLLFALGMRMVSRAGIDPKVAPGVHRLLSDMLLETGLGEALDVLYDDCPLERITEAQIIEAYLRKTARYSISGPLVLGAMLAEAPRAVCRALDRFGDLLGLGYQIRNDLDALAVGPDEGDHPDLDGGKRTIVLWDAHRLLTASGRRELARLLDEGPGIGRRRRLHALIHESGAIEASEDRLRSLQEEAHSALVESPLDPMQRRSLLALIDLLPGGVPTSAAGVGRD; the protein is encoded by the coding sequence GTGATCGAGGTCGCCCGCCCCGCCCCCGTCCTCGATCGGCTCGCGCCCGGGCGCGATCGCGATCGGATCGACCTGTATCTGAATGCGTTCCTGGCCGAGTCCCGGCGTCGGCACCTGGGGAACGCGCACCTGGAACCGCTGTATGAACAGGTCTGCGGGGCCGTCCTGCGGGGAGGCAAGCGGATCCGACCGCGGATCTGCCTGGCGAGCTACCGGATCGTCTCCGGGGAGGACGAGGTGCCTCCCCGGCCGGCCTGGCTGGCGGCCAGCAGCCTGGAAATCTTCCACGCCTTCATGCTCGTGCACGACGACCTGATCGACGGCAGCCTGCTCCGCCGCGACCGGGACACGCTGCACGAGGCGTTGCGACGGGGGCACGACCGGCCGGAGTCGGACCGGGCCCGCAAGCTCGGCTCCGACCTGGGCCTGATCGGCGGGGACCTGCTGTTCGCCCTCGGGATGAGGATGGTGAGCCGGGCGGGGATCGACCCGAAGGTGGCGCCCGGGGTCCACCGCCTGCTCTCCGACATGCTGCTGGAGACGGGCCTGGGCGAGGCGCTCGACGTGCTCTACGACGACTGCCCGCTGGAGCGGATCACCGAGGCCCAGATCATCGAGGCGTACCTGAGGAAGACGGCCCGCTACAGCATCTCCGGGCCGCTGGTGCTCGGCGCGATGCTGGCCGAGGCGCCGAGGGCCGTCTGCCGGGCGTTGGACCGCTTCGGCGACCTGCTCGGCCTGGGCTATCAGATCCGCAACGACCTGGACGCCCTGGCCGTCGGGCCTGACGAGGGGGACCACCCGGACCTGGACGGCGGGAAGCGGACGATCGTGCTCTGGGACGCCCATCGGCTGTTGACGGCCTCGGGGCGTCGGGAACTGGCCCGGCTGCTCGACGAGGGGCCGGGGATCGGGCGTCGCCGACGCCTGCACGCCCTGATCCACGAGAGCGGGGCGATCGAGGCGAGCGAGGATCGGCTGCGGTCGTTGCAGGAGGAGGCGCACTCGGCCCTGGTCGAGTCGCCGCTGGATCCGATGCAGCGGCGATCGCTGCTGGCGCTGATCGACCTGCTGCCGGGAGGGGTCCCGACCTCGGCGGCGGGGGTGGGGCGGGACTGA
- the typA gene encoding translational GTPase TypA, with product MTRRDDIRNVAIIAHVDHGKTTLVDAMLRQSGSFRENQLMGDCILDSNDLERERGITILAKNIAIGYGGTKINIIDTPGHADFGGEVERTLQMADGCLLLVDSFEGPMPQTKFVLRKAFANKLRPIVVVNKIDRPDARPLEVLDEVFETFIELGANDQQLDFPYLYASGRAGYASHDPGARSGDIRPLLDLIVEKIPGPEVDADGPFKLLCTTLDFSEFVGRIAIGRIVSGSVRKAQPASLIKAGSRAIPGTINQVLVFDKLGRVEVELASAGEVVALVGLADVDIGDTVSAAEDPTPLPRIEVDEPTLGMLFTINDSPLTGEGEYLTSRHLKDRLDKELRSNVALRVEPTEDRDSFMVSGRGLLHLSVLIETMRREGYELSVGKPEVVVKQIDGVKHEPYEYLVIDVPQEHRGPAMELVGNRRGELLNMDLKGTYAHMEFVIPARGLLGLRTRLLSATQGEAIMHHNFHEFRPHRGEIPRRPNGVMISNCRGQAIAFALDGLQQRGVMFVAPGDEVYEGMIVAEHARDNDLVVNPSKEKKLTNMRASGSDKNILLKPPRELTLEIALEYIEDDELVEVTPSKIRLRKKELREEDRRRADRSSKDRKKAVGA from the coding sequence ATGACCCGACGCGACGACATCCGCAACGTGGCCATCATCGCCCACGTCGACCACGGCAAGACGACGCTGGTCGATGCCATGCTCCGCCAGTCGGGCTCGTTCCGAGAGAACCAGCTCATGGGCGACTGCATCCTCGACTCCAACGACCTGGAGCGCGAGCGGGGCATCACGATCCTGGCCAAGAACATCGCCATCGGCTATGGCGGCACCAAGATCAACATCATCGACACCCCCGGCCACGCCGACTTCGGCGGCGAGGTCGAGCGCACCCTCCAGATGGCCGACGGCTGCCTGCTGCTGGTCGACTCCTTCGAAGGGCCGATGCCGCAGACCAAGTTCGTCCTCCGCAAGGCGTTCGCCAACAAGCTCCGGCCGATCGTCGTGGTCAACAAGATCGACCGGCCCGACGCCCGGCCGCTCGAGGTCCTGGACGAGGTCTTCGAGACCTTCATCGAGCTGGGGGCCAACGACCAGCAACTCGACTTCCCCTACCTCTACGCCTCCGGCCGCGCCGGCTACGCCTCGCACGACCCCGGGGCCCGATCCGGCGACATCCGCCCCCTGCTCGACCTGATCGTCGAGAAGATCCCCGGCCCCGAGGTCGACGCCGACGGCCCCTTCAAGCTGCTCTGCACGACCCTGGACTTCTCCGAGTTCGTCGGCCGGATCGCCATCGGCCGGATCGTCTCCGGCTCCGTCCGCAAGGCGCAGCCGGCCAGCCTGATCAAGGCGGGGAGCCGGGCCATCCCCGGGACGATCAACCAGGTCCTCGTCTTCGACAAGCTCGGCCGGGTCGAGGTCGAGCTGGCCTCGGCCGGCGAGGTCGTCGCGCTGGTCGGCCTGGCCGACGTCGACATCGGCGACACCGTCTCCGCCGCCGAGGATCCGACCCCCCTGCCCCGGATCGAGGTCGACGAGCCGACCCTGGGGATGCTCTTCACGATCAACGACTCGCCGCTGACCGGGGAGGGGGAATACCTCACCTCCCGCCACCTGAAGGACCGGCTCGACAAGGAGCTGCGCTCCAACGTCGCCCTCCGCGTGGAGCCGACCGAGGACCGAGACTCCTTCATGGTCTCCGGCCGGGGCCTGCTCCACCTCTCCGTCCTGATCGAGACGATGAGGCGCGAGGGCTACGAGCTGTCGGTCGGCAAGCCTGAGGTCGTCGTCAAGCAGATCGACGGCGTCAAGCACGAGCCGTACGAGTACCTCGTGATCGACGTGCCCCAGGAGCACCGGGGGCCGGCGATGGAGCTGGTCGGCAACCGCCGGGGCGAGCTGCTGAACATGGACCTCAAGGGCACCTACGCCCACATGGAGTTCGTGATCCCCGCCCGAGGGCTGCTCGGCCTCCGCACCCGGTTGCTGAGCGCCACCCAGGGGGAGGCGATCATGCACCACAACTTCCACGAGTTCCGCCCCCACCGTGGCGAAATCCCCCGCCGCCCCAACGGCGTGATGATCAGCAATTGCCGGGGGCAGGCCATCGCCTTCGCCCTCGACGGCCTCCAGCAGCGCGGGGTGATGTTCGTCGCCCCCGGCGACGAGGTCTACGAGGGGATGATCGTGGCCGAGCACGCCCGGGACAACGACCTGGTCGTCAACCCGAGCAAGGAGAAGAAGCTCACGAACATGCGGGCCTCCGGCTCCGACAAGAACATCCTGCTCAAGCCCCCCCGCGAGCTGACCCTCGAAATCGCCCTCGAATACATCGAGGACGACGAGCTCGTCGAGGTCACCCCCTCCAAGATCCGCCTCCGCAAGAAGGAGCTCCGGGAGGAGGACCGCAGGCGCGCCGACCGCTCTTCCAAGGACCGCAAGAAGGCCGTCGGCGCCTGA
- a CDS encoding ACT domain-containing protein has translation MSARPLVLDLLPGSFAVSRLDPGAAVPGWADRPGSPLSSRTRTADELSVVCPADLVPEGVRAERGWRAFRVEGPLPFALTGVLASIAGPLADAGVNLFVVSTFDTDYVLVPGRLLDRAAAALEAEGHAVRRPAGS, from the coding sequence ATGTCCGCTCGTCCCCTGGTACTCGATCTCCTGCCCGGCAGCTTCGCCGTCTCCCGGCTCGACCCGGGCGCGGCAGTGCCGGGCTGGGCCGACCGGCCCGGCTCCCCGCTCTCCTCCCGGACCCGGACGGCCGATGAGCTTTCGGTGGTCTGCCCGGCCGACCTCGTGCCCGAGGGGGTCCGGGCGGAGCGCGGCTGGAGGGCCTTCCGGGTCGAGGGCCCCCTGCCCTTCGCGCTGACCGGCGTGCTCGCCTCGATCGCCGGGCCCCTGGCCGACGCCGGGGTCAACCTGTTCGTCGTCTCGACCTTCGACACCGACTACGTGCTCGTCCCCGGCCGGCTGCTCGACCGGGCCGCCGCCGCCCTCGAAGCCGAGGGCCATGCCGTCCGGCGTCCGGCGGGATCGTGA
- a CDS encoding CmcI family methyltransferase — translation MDVVGLKGDRVRLVPLDRSLHLENAYRWLNDPAVTATLKHHFGVSRSEEEAFFERSESARDRDLLWGIHDESGRHLGMIGLHVNWRMRCASGGLFLGARDAWGQGFGTDAVRVRTRFAFEQLGLHRVEGHTFNPSMRRIYEKAGYRAEGVSRKVFWRDGRWNDAHRYALIEEDYFGTAPAPATAPEGAEAPAPTPPGPIRLTVDQAVGAFHMLFYDSAARTWDNTHWLGARVLKCPTDAWIYQEILWDTRPDLIVECGTRFGGSAFYLATLCDLIGHGEILTIDVDTRYTTRRDHPRITYLAGSSVDGAILDEVRRRAEGRSVMAVLDSDHSRDHVLAELYAYAPIVTPGQYLVVEDTNINGHPVLPGFGPGPMEALREFLAGNDAFEIDRDREKFFMTFNPSGYLRKKHPPA, via the coding sequence ATGGATGTCGTCGGCTTGAAGGGCGACCGGGTCCGCCTCGTGCCGCTGGACCGGTCGCTGCACCTGGAGAACGCCTACCGCTGGCTCAACGACCCGGCGGTGACGGCGACCCTCAAGCACCACTTCGGCGTCTCCCGGAGCGAGGAGGAGGCGTTCTTCGAACGCTCGGAATCGGCGAGGGATCGCGACCTGCTCTGGGGGATCCACGACGAGTCGGGCCGGCACCTCGGCATGATCGGCCTGCACGTCAACTGGCGGATGCGGTGCGCCTCCGGCGGGCTGTTCCTCGGCGCCCGAGACGCCTGGGGCCAGGGCTTCGGGACCGACGCGGTCCGGGTCCGGACCCGCTTCGCCTTCGAGCAGCTCGGACTGCACCGGGTCGAGGGCCACACCTTCAACCCGTCGATGCGACGGATCTACGAGAAGGCCGGGTACCGCGCCGAGGGGGTCTCCCGGAAGGTGTTCTGGCGGGACGGCCGCTGGAACGATGCCCACCGCTATGCCCTGATCGAGGAGGATTACTTCGGGACCGCCCCTGCTCCCGCGACCGCCCCCGAGGGCGCCGAGGCGCCTGCCCCCACCCCGCCCGGGCCGATCCGCCTGACCGTCGACCAGGCGGTGGGCGCGTTCCACATGCTCTTCTACGACTCCGCCGCGAGGACCTGGGACAATACGCACTGGCTCGGGGCCCGGGTCCTGAAATGCCCGACGGACGCCTGGATCTACCAGGAGATCCTCTGGGACACCCGGCCGGACCTGATCGTCGAGTGCGGCACCCGGTTCGGCGGCTCGGCGTTCTACCTCGCCACGCTCTGCGACCTGATCGGTCACGGCGAGATCCTGACCATCGACGTCGACACCCGGTACACCACCCGACGCGACCACCCCCGGATCACCTACCTCGCCGGCTCCTCGGTCGACGGCGCCATCCTCGACGAGGTCCGGCGCCGGGCCGAGGGCAGGTCGGTCATGGCCGTGCTCGACTCCGACCACAGCCGGGACCACGTCCTCGCGGAGCTGTACGCCTACGCCCCGATCGTCACCCCCGGCCAGTACCTCGTCGTCGAGGACACGAACATCAACGGCCACCCCGTCCTCCCCGGCTTCGGCCCCGGGCCGATGGAGGCGCTCCGGGAGTTCCTCGCCGGCAACGACGCGTTCGAGATCGACCGAGACCGGGAGAAGTTTTTCATGACCTTCAACCCCAGCGGCTACCTGCGGAAGAAGCACCCGCCCGCCTGA
- a CDS encoding sugar phosphate isomerase/epimerase family protein has translation MKIGMNLLLWADAVTPEHDALLEQLKALGFDGVEIPIFDGSDTAPYQRLGKRLEGLGLGATAVTVMGPEVNPISPDASVRSAAVAHLDGVLACCAAAGAEVLCGPIHSALGHFSGEAPTGEEFKFGVDSLRKAAEKAEGHGVMLACEYLNRFENYFLTTAEQTARFVDAVGHPSCRMMYDSFHAHIEEKGQESAIASCGDRIVHAHVSENDRGTPGTGQVDWDGYFGGLKAAGFDGWYTIEAFGRALPALAAATRVWRDLFPDPMGLCRDGLAFITRRTGS, from the coding sequence ATGAAGATCGGGATGAATCTGCTGCTCTGGGCCGACGCAGTCACCCCCGAGCATGATGCGCTGCTGGAACAGCTCAAGGCCCTGGGTTTCGACGGCGTCGAGATCCCGATCTTCGATGGCTCCGACACGGCCCCCTACCAGCGGCTCGGCAAGCGGCTGGAGGGACTGGGCCTGGGCGCCACGGCGGTGACGGTCATGGGGCCCGAGGTCAATCCGATCTCGCCCGACGCATCGGTCCGAAGCGCGGCGGTCGCCCACCTGGACGGCGTGCTCGCCTGCTGCGCCGCCGCCGGGGCGGAGGTGCTCTGCGGGCCGATCCACTCGGCACTAGGGCACTTCTCCGGGGAGGCGCCGACCGGGGAGGAGTTCAAGTTCGGGGTCGATTCGCTCCGGAAGGCCGCCGAGAAGGCGGAGGGCCACGGGGTGATGCTCGCCTGCGAGTACCTCAATCGGTTCGAGAACTACTTCCTGACCACCGCCGAGCAGACCGCCAGGTTCGTGGATGCCGTCGGGCACCCGTCGTGCCGGATGATGTACGACAGCTTCCACGCCCACATCGAGGAGAAGGGGCAGGAGTCGGCCATCGCCTCGTGCGGCGACCGGATCGTCCACGCCCACGTCTCGGAGAACGACCGAGGGACGCCCGGCACCGGGCAGGTGGACTGGGACGGGTACTTCGGGGGGCTCAAGGCGGCCGGATTCGACGGCTGGTACACGATCGAGGCCTTCGGTCGGGCCTTGCCGGCACTGGCGGCGGCGACGAGGGTCTGGCGCGACCTCTTCCCGGACCCGATGGGGCTCTGCCGGGACGGCCTCGCCTTCATCACGCGGCGGACGGGTTCTTGA
- a CDS encoding Gfo/Idh/MocA family protein encodes MAATNDLRIGIIGYGFMGRTHSNAYKQVPQFFDPPLRPVLKAVCGRDEANAKAFAERWGYESIETDWRKLIDRDDIDAVDICTPNNTHAEIAIAAAEAGKMVLCEKPLSMDLKQGQQMVDAIEKAGVPNTVWYNYRRVPAVSLAKQLIDEGRLGKIFHYRANFLQDWTISADLPQGGAALWRLDAAAAGSGVTGDLLAHCIDTALWLNGKIGDVCAMTETFIKERTHTLTGKVEKVGIDDACAFLCHFENGSLGLFESTRYARGHKALYTLEINGEHASIRWDLHDLHRLEYFDHRDDSIVRGWRSVHVTDGDMPYMKHWWVPGLQIGYEHTFIHQFADFLDCAAQGKPCPPTFRDALATQAVCDAVLDSAEQRKWEDVVPV; translated from the coding sequence ATGGCCGCTACGAACGACCTCCGCATCGGCATCATCGGCTACGGCTTCATGGGCCGGACCCATTCGAATGCCTACAAGCAGGTGCCGCAGTTCTTCGACCCGCCGCTGCGGCCCGTGCTCAAGGCCGTCTGCGGCCGGGACGAGGCGAACGCGAAGGCGTTCGCCGAGCGCTGGGGCTACGAGTCGATCGAGACCGACTGGCGGAAGCTGATCGACCGGGACGACATCGACGCCGTCGACATCTGCACGCCGAACAATACCCACGCCGAGATCGCCATCGCCGCCGCCGAGGCGGGCAAGATGGTGCTCTGCGAGAAGCCGCTGTCGATGGACTTGAAGCAGGGCCAGCAGATGGTCGACGCCATCGAGAAGGCCGGCGTCCCGAACACGGTCTGGTACAACTACCGCCGCGTCCCGGCCGTCTCGCTGGCCAAGCAGTTGATCGACGAGGGACGACTCGGCAAGATCTTCCACTACCGGGCCAACTTCCTCCAGGACTGGACGATCTCCGCGGACCTCCCCCAGGGCGGCGCCGCCCTCTGGCGGCTCGACGCCGCCGCGGCCGGCTCGGGCGTGACCGGCGACCTGCTGGCCCACTGCATCGACACGGCCTTGTGGCTCAACGGCAAGATCGGCGACGTCTGCGCCATGACCGAGACGTTCATCAAGGAACGCACGCATACGCTCACCGGCAAGGTCGAGAAGGTGGGCATCGACGACGCCTGCGCCTTCCTCTGCCACTTCGAGAACGGCTCGCTCGGCCTGTTCGAGTCGACCCGGTACGCCCGGGGGCACAAGGCCCTCTACACCCTGGAGATCAACGGCGAGCACGCCTCGATCCGCTGGGACCTGCACGACCTGCACCGCCTGGAGTACTTCGACCACCGGGACGACTCGATCGTCCGGGGCTGGCGGTCGGTCCACGTCACCGACGGCGACATGCCCTACATGAAGCACTGGTGGGTTCCCGGCTTGCAGATCGGCTATGAGCACACCTTCATCCACCAGTTCGCCGACTTCCTGGACTGCGCCGCCCAGGGGAAGCCCTGCCCGCCCACCTTCCGGGACGCCCTGGCGACTCAGGCCGTCTGCGACGCCGTCCTCGACTCGGCCGAGCAGAGGAAGTGGGAAGACGTCGTCCCCGTCTGA
- a CDS encoding TIM barrel protein, which translates to MSDGHPNASPKLHNAAWPGVVGKGGEGNDPPIELETMLDLTAAAEVDGIKFDGVDLFLFAPHVDIDAGDDDLKALADNVRSRGLVIGSVVAPVWPPTGGGPANDPGEGREKFLTQVRKGCRIAERLRELGVRPYGVVRIDSACSPADWAADPETSQKHIAETFKQAAAIARDHGERLAAEGEICWGGMHSWKTMVDLLERVGEPDTVGFQADMAHTLLYTLGENAPGDRILPMDFSWDDTATLDAALKTLTDALRPWTIDFHVAQNDATVFGSGSHDHTGRHCLPNDPNGKLDIPHHAAFWLRDGQGELTRKFEHICWDGCMFPNSVMMQPQTWNDILAKMVAVRDHHGWN; encoded by the coding sequence ATGAGCGACGGCCACCCGAATGCGTCCCCGAAGCTCCACAACGCCGCCTGGCCCGGCGTCGTCGGCAAGGGGGGGGAGGGGAACGACCCGCCGATCGAGCTGGAGACGATGCTCGACCTGACCGCCGCGGCCGAGGTCGACGGCATCAAGTTCGACGGCGTCGACCTGTTCCTGTTCGCCCCCCACGTCGACATCGACGCCGGCGACGACGACCTGAAGGCGCTGGCCGACAACGTCCGGTCCCGGGGGCTGGTGATCGGGTCGGTGGTCGCCCCCGTCTGGCCGCCGACCGGGGGCGGCCCGGCCAACGACCCCGGCGAGGGGCGTGAGAAATTCCTCACGCAAGTGCGCAAGGGCTGCCGGATCGCCGAGCGATTGCGGGAGCTGGGCGTCCGGCCCTACGGCGTCGTCCGGATCGACTCGGCCTGCTCGCCGGCCGACTGGGCCGCCGACCCTGAGACCAGCCAGAAGCACATCGCCGAGACGTTCAAGCAGGCCGCCGCCATCGCCCGGGACCACGGCGAACGCCTCGCCGCCGAGGGGGAGATCTGCTGGGGAGGCATGCACTCCTGGAAGACGATGGTGGACCTGCTGGAGCGGGTGGGGGAGCCGGACACCGTCGGGTTCCAGGCCGACATGGCCCACACGCTGCTCTACACCCTGGGCGAGAACGCGCCGGGAGACCGCATCCTGCCGATGGACTTCTCCTGGGACGACACGGCGACGCTCGACGCCGCCCTGAAGACCCTGACCGACGCGCTGCGCCCCTGGACGATCGACTTCCACGTCGCCCAGAACGACGCGACTGTCTTCGGCTCCGGCTCCCACGACCACACCGGCCGCCATTGCCTGCCGAACGACCCCAACGGCAAGCTCGACATCCCCCATCACGCGGCCTTCTGGCTCCGCGACGGGCAGGGCGAACTGACGAGGAAGTTCGAGCATATCTGCTGGGACGGCTGCATGTTCCCGAACTCGGTGATGATGCAACCCCAGACCTGGAACGACATCCTCGCCAAGATGGTCGCCGTCCGCGACCATCACGGCTGGAATTGA